The following proteins are encoded in a genomic region of Macrobrachium rosenbergii isolate ZJJX-2024 chromosome 31, ASM4041242v1, whole genome shotgun sequence:
- the LOC136855225 gene encoding uncharacterized protein, whose product MEDDQSSMEDCVKYFLRNATVDKRDLDKDEIKQNLERLELNVEKGLSSRDLNVLARHVVFTRGYDFVIRHKIIYCLVPEGSDFPYEIVPLAVSNCTEVPVNPTWQASVLS is encoded by the exons ATGGAGGATGACCAGAGTAGTATGGAGGATTGCGTCAAATACTTCCTGAGGA ACGCCACCGTCGACAAGAGGGACCTGGACAAggatgaaattaaacaaaatttggaaAGACTGGAGCTGAACGTTGAGAAGGGTCTCAGTTCCAGGGACTTGAACGTGCTCGCACGACACGTTGTCTTCACCAGAGGATATG ACTTTGTAATCCGCCACAAGATTATATACTGCCTGGTGCCCGAAGGTTCAGACTTTCCTTACGAGATCGTACCACTGGCCGTGTCGAACTGTACGGAAGTT CCGGTGAATCCAACGTGGCAGGCCTCGGTCCTCTCCTGA